A single Phragmites australis chromosome 4, lpPhrAust1.1, whole genome shotgun sequence DNA region contains:
- the LOC133914391 gene encoding protein STRICTOSIDINE SYNTHASE-LIKE 13-like — protein MEGKKLQRRRGRDGIVQYPHLFFAALALALVVTDPFRLSPLAGIDYRPVKHELAPYREVMGSWPRDNASRLGRGRLEFVGEVFGPESIEFDGEGRGPYAGLADGRVVRWMGEKAGWETFAVMNPDWSEKVCANGVNSTTRKQHDKEHFCGRPLGLRFHRETGELYVADAYYGLMVIGQSGGVATSLARDEAFGDPIRFANDLDIHRNGSVFFTDTSMRYSRKDHLNILLEGEGTGRLLRYDPETSDAHVVLRGLVFPNGVQISEDQQFLLFSETTNCRIMRYWLEGPRTGELEVFADLPGFPDNVRSNGKGQFWVAIDCCRTPAQEVFAKRPWLRTVYFKLPMTLTMLTKRAVTRMHTVLALLDGEGNVVEVLEDRGREVMKLVSEVREVGRKLWIGTVAHNHIATIPYPLD, from the exons ATGGAAGGGAAGAAGCTGCAGAGACGGCGAGGGCGCGATGGCATCGTGCAGTACCCGCACCTCTTCTTCGCGGCGTTGGCGTTGGCCCTGGTCGTCACGGACCCGTTCCGCCTGAGCCCGCTGGCCGGGATCGACTACCGGCCGGTGAAGCACGAGCTCGCGCCGTACAGGGAGGTCATGGGCAGCTGGCCCAGGGACAACGCCAGCCGGCTCGGGCGCGGCAGGCTGGAGTTCGTCGGCGAAGTGTTCGGGCCGGAGTCCATCGAGTTCGACGGCGAGGGACGCGGGCCGTACGCCGGCCTCGCTGACGGCCGCGTCGTGCGGTGGATGGGCGAGAAGGCCGGGTGGGAGACGTTTGCCGTCATGAATCCTGATTG GTCAGAGAAAGTTTGTGCAAATGGAGTGAACTCAACAACGAGAAAGCAGCACGACAAGGAGCACTTCTGCGGCCGCCCGCTCGGGCTGAGGTTCCACAGGGAGACCGGCGAGCTCTACGTCGCCGACGCGTACTACGGGCTCatggtcatcggccagagcggcGGCGTGGCGACCTCCCTCGCGAGGGACGAAGCCTTCGGGGACCCGATCCGATTCGCGAACGACCTCGACATCCACAGGAACGGCTCCGTGTTCTTCACCGACACGAGCATGAGATACAGCAGAAA GGATCATTTGAACATCCTGCTAGAAGGAGAAGGCACCGGGAGGCTGCTCCGATATGACCCAGAAACAAGTGATGCTCATGTCGTGCTCAGGGGGCTCGTCTTCCCAAACGGCGTGCAGATCTCAGAGGACCAACAGTTTCTTCTCTTCTCCGAGACAACAAACTGcag GATAATGAGGTACTGGCTGGAAGGCCCAAGAACAGGGGAGCTAGAGGTCTTCGCGGACCTACCGGGCTTCCCGGACAACGTGCGCTCGAACGGCAAGGGGCAGTTCTGGGTGGCGATCGACTGCTGCCGGACGCCGGCGCAGGAGGTGTTCGCCAAGCGGCCGTGGCTCCGGACCGTGTACTTCAAGCTCCCGATGACGCTGACGATGCTCACGAAGCGGGCCGTCACGAGGATGCACACCGTCCTCGCGCTCCTCGACGGCGAGGGCAACGTCGTGGAGGTGCTCGAGGACCGGGGCCGCGAGGTGATGAAGCTGGTGAGCGAGGTGCGGGAGGTGGGGCGGAAGCTGTGGATCGGGACCGTGGCGCACAACCACATCGCCACGATCCCCTACCCCTTGGACTAG